The DNA segment gtatcagtCACGTCCTTTCTCATCAGTTCGGTTTTTATTCGTGTGTTTCTATCTACTCTAGATATCTTTTTCGAGATTCCTTATGATGGAAACATCTTAGAAGATCCTGGAGCTAGTAATCCAGTGGTAAGTGTGTCATTGTTCAAATTTGAATGTAATTTATCTGTACATAACTCATAAGTAACACACAACGTCTAGCACATGCTTCTCTGAGTATTCATCACATATTTTCTAGAAAGCCTTTATTGGAATGGATGTCCCACGATACGAAAACGCATGGCTCCATGAGGAATATAACATATCTGAAATGGGTAATCTTGACCAAATCATTTTTGATGAGCATTATTTCGAGGTAGGTTGAATCTATTGTACTCTCATGCCAAGTCTATATTGTCTTGTTAACACTCTTTGCTTATTTACTTTGGAAACCTGAGCAGATAATGGATTCTGAAGCTAGAGATGTTCCAGTAGATTGGGGAATGCCTGACACTTCCAACGGGGTTCATCCTATTTACTTTGCTAAACACATGTCCAAGGTCCTTGCAATTCACAATAGAATGATGATTAAAAACCATAATCAATCTGTCATGCTTTGTATAAAAACTTGGAACATTGTCTTTGCAATCATGCAGGCCATCAGCATGGACTATGAGAAGAAAATGGACTGTCCATCTAATGGTGTATCCATCCTCGGATGCCTTAGACCCGCTTTCCTCGACGAGGAATCCTATATAAGAAGATTGTTTCTCTCGGAAGATAGAGATGACTATAGCTGGGAGGTTCAAGGTCCTTTCATATTCTCTTGGCCTCAGAATCAGATGTGCTGAAATCTACATTGTAAATTTTTCTGTTGTGTTTTCAGGTGATGATAATACAAGCACTAGTTCCAGACGAGATGAGGACGATATGACTTCAAGTGTATATAGATTAGAGATTGTGGGAATAGAGCTTCTCTCCCTCTATGGAACAGAGGTATGTTCCTACTTacaaactcagtgtttcatttatattttctcCCACGGTGTCACCGTGCGTTGATGTCTAGATTCTTTGACGTTTTCAGTCTTCTATAAGTTTGCAAGATTTTCAAGATGCTGAACCAGACGTCCTAGTGCACTCTACTTCTGCAATCATAGAGCGTTTCAACAACAGAGGGATTAGTTCAGGGATTGCCCTTAAAGCTCTCTGCAAAAAGAAAGGTCTTCATGCAGAGGTATTGTATCCAAGTTTCTTTGTATGTATATAGT comes from the Brassica napus cultivar Da-Ae chromosome A7, Da-Ae, whole genome shotgun sequence genome and includes:
- the LOC106353156 gene encoding uncharacterized protein At3g49140 isoform X2; its protein translation is MVIAAAASSFSLGPSHCHHSYTDDFTSSLPYKRHRSARNRVFDPCASANLSVLRCKVPLFGSAFHVSTGGHDLGLTKVSVAADYSDSVPDSSLYGYHPLEELKPCKRVRQTKLSPAEVARTTVEAYTSAVLVFPGAIHCEPHGQNSWSEFKYVIDDYGDIFFEIPYDGNILEDPGASNPVKAFIGMDVPRYENAWLHEEYNISEMGNLDQIIFDEHYFEIMDSEARDVPVDWGMPDTSNGVHPIYFAKHMSKAISMDYEKKMDCPSNGVSILGCLRPAFLDEESYIRRLFLSEDRDDYSWEVQGDDNTSTSSRRDEDDMTSSVYRLEIVGIELLSLYGTESSISLQDFQDAEPDVLVHSTSAIIERFNNRGISSGIALKALCKKKGLHAEEANLISVDSLGMDVRVFAGAQVQTHRFPFKTRATTEMAAEKKIHQLLFPPSRRRKLKSNDKSLKDAYR
- the LOC106353156 gene encoding uncharacterized protein At3g49140 isoform X1, which produces MVIAAAASSFSLGPSHCHHSYTDDFTSSLPYKRHRSARNRVFDPCASANLSVLSSRCKVPLFGSAFHVSTGGHDLGLTKVSVAADYSDSVPDSSLYGYHPLEELKPCKRVRQTKLSPAEVARTTVEAYTSAVLVFPGAIHCEPHGQNSWSEFKYVIDDYGDIFFEIPYDGNILEDPGASNPVKAFIGMDVPRYENAWLHEEYNISEMGNLDQIIFDEHYFEIMDSEARDVPVDWGMPDTSNGVHPIYFAKHMSKAISMDYEKKMDCPSNGVSILGCLRPAFLDEESYIRRLFLSEDRDDYSWEVQGDDNTSTSSRRDEDDMTSSVYRLEIVGIELLSLYGTESSISLQDFQDAEPDVLVHSTSAIIERFNNRGISSGIALKALCKKKGLHAEEANLISVDSLGMDVRVFAGAQVQTHRFPFKTRATTEMAAEKKIHQLLFPPSRRRKLKSNDKSLKDAYR